The sequence ataAAGATACTTGTCACTGTTGTCAGAAAGATTATTGTCTAGGGACAAAATCGTCGAAACAAGTGCtccattttatttattcagCAAAAGAAAAGTGCTCCATTTTATTTGTAAGACAAGGAAACACCTGTCCCAGGTAGTTTCAAGTATTGCATATTTGCTCTATTAAAGAGAAGGAAATTGCATCAACCAGAGTATAAAAATGAAGTTAATAGAATGTGTGTACCCGCCAAGTACATGATCTACTTTGAGCTGTTTATCCGCCACAAAGGACAAAAATCGTGGCCGAAAAAAGCTGCCACTTGAAGatttaagagagagagtgtgtgtcaGAGAAAGCAGATAGACAGGGTGCAAAACAGAGTATAACATAAGGAAATGAGACAGAGTGCACTGTTTTTCCATTGATTTTCTTGGGTGGTTTTGACGTTTTTCGCTTAATATTTATTCCCTTTTAGTAGTGCTCCTGAAAATCAAGAGGCTTTGAGATGGATGACAAGACTGAAGTTTTGGAGGCTGTGGTAAAAGAAGCTGTGGACTTGGTACCAAAACAGAGCAACCCACctctctggtttttttttttttttttttttttttttaaactttgtcTGAGGACTATTTTATCTGTATTGAGTTTTGCTTTTTGGTGCATTTGCTTTCTGGGGGTTGGGATTTCTGGTGGGTTTGTGTGGAATTTTCACTTTGTTtggtattttttgttgttgggtttgGGATGAATTGTACTTTAaatatggtttatttatttatttatggattgAACTTTTATTGCAGGAGAACGTACCAATTGAAGAGGTTTTTCTGACCTTGAGATGCAACAAAGATGGTCTCACAACAGTGTCTGCTCAGGAAAGGTTGGCCATTTTTGGCTACAACAAGCTTGAAGAGAAAAAGGTACttctttttgtatatatatttttcttttttctgtttgtttataagtaaaattttcccagcaattttttttctgaTATAAATGATGAACTCTTTCTTGGCTTTACAATGAATTAAATTTTCCAAGATTAATGAAgcctaaaagttttttttttttttggaattatttaCCTATGCAACAAGCTACCTATGCAACAAGCAGAGCTAGTGAACAAATAttcaaatttcttcttcttcttcttttatttacttTGGCCTTTTGGTtatatttgacaattttttgctttttacaGGAAAGTAAGTTTTTGAAGTTCTTAGGATTTATGTGGAACCCTCTCTCATGGGTTATGGAAGCTGCAGCTATTATGGCCATTGCGCTTGCCAATGGAGGAGTGAgtgctttctctcttttcaaacCTCTTTATTGTgtggtacattttttttttttttggttgcttagAGAgtcaaggaaaggaaaaaagaaataaactttccaTGCTTGTATCGGGAAATTAAGAAGCACTTATTTGTATTTCAAGAGATTTTGACTATGGGGAACTTTGTACTGACTGCATATTTTGCAGGGAAAACCACCTGATTGGCAAGATTTTGTTGGGATTATTGTTCTGCTACTTATCaattcaaccataagttttatAGAGGAGAACAATGCTGGAAACGCTGCTGCTGCTCTAATGGCCCGACTTGCACCCAAAGCTAAGGTATTTGTTGGAAAAGTCTTTGCCTTTCCTTAACTATATGATTTTGGCTTTCTTCTTGCTACTTGTTGCCATTTGTTGTGATGTAAATTTGAGCTATGAGTTTGATAATCTGGGTAATTGATGCACTTCTGGTCTCTTTTTTAAGGTCCTTAGAGAAGGGAGGTGGGTTGAAGAGGATGCAGCTATTCTTGTTCCTGGTGATATAATTAGTGTTAAGCTTGGGGACATTATTCCTGCAGATTCTCGCCTTCTTGATGGTGATCCCTTGAAAATTGATCAGGTAATTTTTCAACCTTCGATGTTTTGTGCAGATTGGCTAAGTGGAGCTGTCTGACTTATGTTTAACATTTGACTTTTCAGTCTGCACTTACAGGGGAGTCCCTTCCTGTGACGAAAGGCCCTGGTGATAGTGTTTATTCAGGTTCCACGTGCAAACAAGGTGAGATTGAGGCAGTGGTCATTGCTACTGGTGTTCATACCTTCTTTGGCAAGGCTGCTCACCTTGTGGATTCCACAAATCAAGTGGGACACTTTCAAAAGGTAAATAGATGCAAATGCAAGTGAATTCCTTTACTCTAAACAACAGCTACCAGAaggataataaaaatttgataggCAAAAGAAATAACAAGCTAATGAAGGAAGCGGGATCAAGTTGAATAAATTGGAGGGGATTGGTGGAGATTACCATAGAGTAATATCTTACATAGAAAGTGATGCACATGATCACGTATGggaataacatatatatattttaatttattctctaatgCCTTTTAATTGTTTCTCGGGTATCATTATTAAGCTTCTTCCTGAATCATACTAGTAATTGcctcaaaaaattgattttaattcCTGGTTTGTTTTCAACTCTTGTGACTATAATCTTATACGAATAAATATTTGCTTTTGCCACACACAATATGACAGATAACTATGTTTGTTACCTGCAGTCaattaaacatgttttttttttaacctgcAGTACTTATTTTTTACCTGCCGCAATCAGATTAGTTTTTCCTATTTGTATCTGTATTGAGAAAATTCTCTTTGCACTTGCTTAATAGGTGTTGACTGCAATTGGGAATTTCTGTATATGTTCAATTGCCGTGGGGATGATTATAGAGATCATTGTTATGTACCCAATTCAACACCGGAAGTACCGCCCAGGAATTGACAATCTGCTGGTGCTTCTTATTGGAGGAATTCCCATTGCCATGCCCACAGTTTTATCTGTGACAATGGCAATTGGGTCCCATCGCTTATCTCAGCAGGTTGGTTATACTGGGTGTTGCAGTTTTATTGCATTAACTTTTCTGGTGGTGCAATGCTTAATGGGATATATGGGCTACTATTTAATGAATATGCAGGGAGCTATCACTAAAAGaatgacagcaattgaagaaaTGGCAGGGATGGATGTGCTTTGCAGTGACAAAACTGGGACTCTGACACTGAACAAGCTTACAGTTGACAAGAATCTCATAGAGGttggttaaaaaaaagtttgtgccATTCACAGATGCATTCCTGACTTCCTTAAATATAATTCCTGTTCCAACATTTTATTTGAATAGATCTTTGCAAGGGGAGTGGACGCAGATACTGTTGTTCTGATGGCAGCTCGAGCATCCCGAGTGGAAAATCAAGATGCAATAGACACTGCTATAGTGGGAATGTTGAGTGATCCAAAGGAGGTAAATATCATTACCAATAGGATTTATCTTGTATATTCGCTAAAGTAGCTGAGTTGAATCTTTTATGCCAGCCTATATTACATGTGATAATGCACTTAAGATTATTAGTTAGTGGACTTTGCTTAAGCATTGGCTTTTGTGTTAATGATGTTTATTTGCTTCTGCTCTTGACTACCAAAAAGGCTCGAGTTGGTATTCAAGAGGTTCACTTCCTTCCATTCAACCCAACTGATAAGCGAACAGCTTTAACATATATAGACAGTGAGGGTAAAATGCATCGGGTCAGCAAAGGTGCACCAGAGCAGGTTAGATAATCAACAACTAATATTATTTAACTTGATGCTTCTGGAATGCTAAATGGACTAATTCATGCCTGTGTTTCTATTACTAGATTTTGAATCTTGCACACAATAAATCAGAGATAGAACGTAGAGTCCATGCTGTGATTGATAAGTTTGCAGAGCGAGGATTACGTTCTCTTGCAGTAGCATACCAGGTATGCTCATACATGCTCTTATGTCTGGTTTATGTTGTGAATTCATTTCTAACATATGTTTTCCATATTATAATTCATGCTATTATtggaaattttcattatttaatgtGCAGGAAGTTCCTGATGGGAGGAAAGAGAACCAAGGAGGGCCATGGCAGTTTATTGGTCTCATGCCCTTATTTGACCCGCCTAGACATGATAGCGCAGAGACAATACGAAGAGCATTGAATCTTGGGGTGAATGTTAAGATGATCACAGGTATGTAGCCATTGTATA is a genomic window of Quercus lobata isolate SW786 chromosome 2, ValleyOak3.0 Primary Assembly, whole genome shotgun sequence containing:
- the LOC115976809 gene encoding plasma membrane ATPase 3-like, with the protein product MDDKTEVLEAVVKEAVDLENVPIEEVFLTLRCNKDGLTTVSAQERLAIFGYNKLEEKKESKFLKFLGFMWNPLSWVMEAAAIMAIALANGGGKPPDWQDFVGIIVLLLINSTISFIEENNAGNAAAALMARLAPKAKVLREGRWVEEDAAILVPGDIISVKLGDIIPADSRLLDGDPLKIDQSALTGESLPVTKGPGDSVYSGSTCKQGEIEAVVIATGVHTFFGKAAHLVDSTNQVGHFQKVLTAIGNFCICSIAVGMIIEIIVMYPIQHRKYRPGIDNLLVLLIGGIPIAMPTVLSVTMAIGSHRLSQQGAITKRMTAIEEMAGMDVLCSDKTGTLTLNKLTVDKNLIEIFARGVDADTVVLMAARASRVENQDAIDTAIVGMLSDPKEARVGIQEVHFLPFNPTDKRTALTYIDSEGKMHRVSKGAPEQILNLAHNKSEIERRVHAVIDKFAERGLRSLAVAYQEVPDGRKENQGGPWQFIGLMPLFDPPRHDSAETIRRALNLGVNVKMITGDQLAIAKETGRRLGMGTNMYPSSALLGQNKDESIAALPVDDLIEKADGFAGVFPEHKYEIVKRLQARKHICGMTGDGVNDAPALKKADIGIAVADATDAARSASDIVLTEPGLSVIISAVLTSRAIFQRMKNYTIYAVSITIRIVLGFMLLALIWQFDFPPFMVLIIAILNDGTIMTISKDRVKPSPLPDSWKLAEIFTTGIILGGYLAMMTVIFFWAAYKTDFFPRTFGVRSLKQEDDFRRLASAVYLQVSTVSQALIFVTRSRTWSFVERPGLLLVAAFIVAQLFATLIAVYANWKFAAVQGIGWGWAGVIWLYNIIFYIPLDFIKFFTRYALSGRAWDLVIEQRIAFTRKKDFGKEERELKWAHAQRTLHGLHPPESKMFTERASYSELNQMAEEAKRRAEIARLREMNTLKGHVESVVRLKGLDIDTIQQSYTV